A stretch of Henckelia pumila isolate YLH828 chromosome 4, ASM3356847v2, whole genome shotgun sequence DNA encodes these proteins:
- the LOC140859860 gene encoding transcription factor MYB1-like, which translates to MGRSPCCSKEGLNKGAWTAMEDKILTDYVKIHGEGKWRKLPKKAGLNRCGKSCRLRWLNYLRPDIKRGHISTDEEDLIIRLHKLLGNRWSLIAGRLPGRTDNEIKNYWNTNIAKKRAIADPKMAKQSTMKKENPSASHTQLPISVGSHVIRTKAKRASEVFFITNPSQSVENFESTPAFGQSQVENHDHKAEKLESDQFGMVDFKLDDKFFSDLFSTELFTFSDQKLDEGLGEDSLNNTKNSTSYPTIDSCQIPDEKHQDLDMGSMINIDPAMDWFQD; encoded by the exons ATGGGGAGAAGCCCTTGTTGTTCCAAAGAAGGCTTAAACAAAGGGGCATGGACTGCCATGGAAGACAAAATTCTCACAGATTATGTTAAGATACATGGTGAAGGAAAATGGCGAAAGCTACCCAAGAAAGCAG GCCTTAATAGATGCGGAAAAAGTTGTAGGCTTCGTTGGTTGAATTATTTACGACCGGATATCAAGAGAGGACATATAAGTACAGATGAAGAGGATCTTATTATCAGACTTCACAAGCTCCTTGGAAACAG ATGGTCTTTAATAGCTGGAAGGCTTCCGGGGCGAACAgacaatgaaataaaaaattactgGAACACGAACATTGCCAAGAAGCGAGCTATTGCtgatcctaagatggccaaacAATCCACAATGAAGAAAGAAAATCCATCAGCAAGTCATACTCAACTTCCCATCAGCGTAGGATCACACGTAATTCGTACGAAGGCGAAAAGGGCTTCTGAGGTTTTCTTCATAACGAATCCTTCCCAAAGTGTGGAAAATTTTGAATCCACACCTGCATTTGGACAGTCCCAAGTTGAAAATCATGATCACAAGGCAGAAAAGTTGGAATCTGATCAGTTTGGCATGGTGGATTTCAAACTGGACGACAAGTTCTTTTCTGATCTATTCAGCACTGAGCTCTTCACATTTTCTGATCAGAAGCTGGATGAAGGGTTGGGGGAGGATTCACTCAATAACACGAAGAACAGCACCAGCTATCCTACTATAGATTCGTGCCAAATTCCTGATGAAAAGCATCAGGATCTTGATATGGGATCAATGATCAACATAGATCCTGCGATGGACTGGTTTCAAGATTGA